A region of Rhodopirellula islandica DNA encodes the following proteins:
- a CDS encoding cytochrome ubiquinol oxidase subunit I, whose product MMDVEILSRLQFAGTIMFHYLFPPLSIGLGLQLFLCELASYRTRDPAWEAAARFWTRVFAVNFAMGVSTGIVMEFEFGTNWAAYSRFVGDVFGSALAAEGIFAFFLESGFLAVLVFGWDRVGPTMHLFSTLMVSLGSIFSAVWIVVANSWQQTPAGYHIVWHDVQGESMPRAEVTDFWAMVFNPSSVDRLTHTLIGAFVLGAFFAASVCAYYLLKGRHEEFARRCLSIALPTSLLFTILAAATGHDSAQKLVETQPAKLAAMEAHFETTDQPTGLYLFGWPDAEDETVHFGVQIPYLLSLMVHNDPMEPVLAMDQIPADERPPVWLPFQTFHLMVGLGTMMIGVAGLACWFWFRDSLSQRRWLLWTIVFMPVAAMTANQAGWVTAEVGRQPWIVYPSVQDGVEMMGLKTADGLSESVTAEQVLSSIILFGIIYSMLFAVWVFVLNHKIQHGPESVEALLEHKRTTRADSMSEQFERSGKSHGGDFLEEDSQ is encoded by the coding sequence ATGATGGACGTTGAGATACTCAGTCGGTTGCAGTTCGCGGGAACGATCATGTTCCACTACCTGTTCCCGCCATTGTCGATCGGGTTGGGTCTGCAGTTGTTCTTGTGCGAACTCGCATCCTATCGGACTCGCGATCCTGCTTGGGAAGCCGCGGCCCGGTTTTGGACTCGGGTTTTCGCAGTCAATTTCGCGATGGGCGTGTCCACCGGCATCGTGATGGAATTTGAGTTCGGCACCAACTGGGCCGCCTACTCACGCTTCGTTGGTGACGTGTTTGGATCGGCGCTCGCCGCGGAAGGCATCTTCGCCTTCTTCTTAGAAAGTGGGTTCTTGGCCGTGCTGGTGTTTGGCTGGGACCGGGTTGGTCCGACCATGCACTTGTTCAGCACGTTGATGGTGTCTCTTGGGTCGATATTCAGTGCGGTTTGGATCGTGGTCGCCAACAGTTGGCAACAAACACCAGCGGGATACCACATCGTGTGGCACGACGTGCAAGGTGAATCCATGCCGCGAGCGGAGGTCACCGATTTCTGGGCCATGGTTTTCAATCCCTCCTCGGTGGACCGACTGACTCACACCTTGATCGGTGCGTTTGTCTTGGGAGCCTTCTTTGCCGCGTCCGTTTGCGCCTACTACTTGCTCAAAGGGCGACATGAAGAGTTCGCTCGTCGCTGCTTGTCGATCGCTCTGCCCACCTCGTTGTTGTTCACGATCCTTGCGGCTGCGACCGGACATGACTCGGCTCAAAAGCTGGTCGAAACACAACCTGCCAAACTCGCTGCGATGGAGGCTCACTTCGAAACAACTGACCAACCCACCGGGCTCTACCTTTTCGGTTGGCCCGATGCAGAAGACGAGACCGTTCACTTCGGTGTCCAAATCCCCTACCTGTTGAGCCTGATGGTTCACAACGATCCCATGGAACCCGTTCTGGCAATGGATCAGATCCCGGCTGATGAACGCCCGCCGGTGTGGCTGCCCTTCCAAACCTTTCACCTGATGGTCGGCTTGGGAACGATGATGATCGGGGTGGCGGGACTGGCCTGTTGGTTCTGGTTTCGTGATTCCTTGTCGCAGCGACGTTGGTTGCTGTGGACCATTGTGTTCATGCCCGTTGCCGCGATGACCGCCAATCAAGCGGGATGGGTCACCGCCGAAGTGGGGCGGCAACCGTGGATCGTTTACCCCTCCGTTCAAGACGGTGTGGAGATGATGGGTTTGAAGACCGCCGATGGACTCAGTGAATCCGTGACCGCCGAACAAGTCCTCAGTTCGATCATTCTATTTGGCATCATCTACTCGATGCTTTTCGCGGTCTGGGTGTTTGTGCTGAATCATAAAATCCAACATGGCCCCGAGAGTGTCGAGGCTCTGCTGGAACACAAACGAACCACGCGAGCGGATTCCATGTCCGAGCAATTTGAACGCAGCGGCAAATCGCACGGCGGTGACTTTCTCGAGGAGGACTCGCAATGA
- the cydB gene encoding cytochrome d ubiquinol oxidase subunit II: MSYETVTFVWFVLLGVLLCGYAILDGFDLGVGILHPFLAKTDQERRLVMNSIGPLWDGNEVWLVTFGGALFAAFPVAYATVFSSFYLAFYLLLTCLIGRAVSLEFRSKVHSPTWRRLWDFGFFLSSTSAAMLLGVAGGNVMQGMELGPKYHYEGSLLSQLGWYPLMIGMLTVSLFALHGAIYLYLKTEHELQSRVRSAITPLFYVFAGMYSLATLATWWHVPHATENIANYPLLWIVPILNALAVLNIPRAMHLGKPAYAFFSSAMVILALASLFSVAIYPNFMLSTIDPAYSITLDNARSSEGTLNIMLIIAGLGMPCVLSYTLVIYWIFRGKVRIDTNSY; encoded by the coding sequence ATGAGCTACGAAACCGTGACGTTTGTCTGGTTCGTGTTGCTGGGCGTGCTGTTGTGCGGCTACGCGATCCTGGATGGCTTTGATCTCGGGGTCGGAATCCTTCATCCGTTCCTCGCGAAAACCGATCAAGAACGCCGACTGGTGATGAACTCCATCGGGCCGCTCTGGGACGGCAATGAAGTCTGGCTGGTCACCTTTGGTGGAGCCTTGTTTGCTGCGTTCCCCGTCGCTTACGCCACCGTGTTCAGCAGTTTCTACCTGGCTTTCTATCTGCTCCTGACCTGCTTGATCGGACGCGCCGTCAGTCTTGAGTTCCGTTCCAAAGTCCATTCACCCACCTGGCGACGACTGTGGGACTTTGGCTTCTTTCTGTCCTCCACTTCCGCGGCGATGCTGCTGGGCGTCGCCGGGGGAAACGTCATGCAGGGAATGGAACTTGGTCCCAAGTATCACTACGAAGGCAGCCTGCTCAGCCAACTGGGGTGGTACCCGTTGATGATCGGGATGTTGACCGTGTCCCTGTTTGCACTGCACGGTGCGATCTACTTGTATCTCAAAACCGAGCATGAACTGCAGAGCCGAGTTCGATCCGCGATCACGCCGCTGTTCTACGTGTTCGCGGGAATGTACTCACTGGCAACCCTCGCGACGTGGTGGCATGTGCCTCACGCCACCGAGAACATCGCCAATTACCCTCTCCTTTGGATCGTCCCGATCCTCAATGCGTTGGCCGTGCTGAACATCCCCAGGGCCATGCACCTGGGCAAACCAGCGTACGCCTTCTTTTCATCGGCGATGGTGATCCTGGCTCTGGCATCGTTGTTCAGCGTCGCGATCTACCCGAACTTCATGCTGTCGACGATCGACCCCGCCTACAGCATCACACTGGACAACGCTCGCAGCAGTGAAGGCACCCTGAACATCATGTTGATCATTGCCGGACTGGGCATGCCCTGTGTGCTCAGCTACACCCTTGTCATCTACTGGATCTTCCGTGGGAAGGTACGTATCGACACCAACAGCTACTGA
- a CDS encoding flagellin hook IN motif-containing protein, whose amino-acid sequence MDTTSDRINSLVAGISEKLLDAARVGSSFTSFQGSIDTALTEISELLGQSLTLGGSENSVVRGLDSSQIKDLEILSLPPNASARFSGGITQQAGNAEILITDAGRLQGGGTLDLKVGDSERRIQFQPGRSISGMAQQINSKNVGVKAIEVDGKLRLTSRTSQSLEATVRPIRTGRNEGENQLFGVNESQVDRVDMSRLSNGVSQTIQGQVDSVATVARLTYQGSAGGLVSGSANFDLTGDLGSANVETTRGESLISFAEKINNVSAFTGVKAEVNGNELRLVSQLRGDDAEVRLSNVVRQFRPTIEGVNAAQIPRFDLQSIADGAEVNLSGTITTAADAAKLQYQGSGGNVVDTAVFTLSGNSGSEQIAIAQGEALTDVRDRINAETESTGVVATVDGDTLQFRGQTVGSSESIQVTLDDITQYVDVEGVNASQIQGFTVNSSEPRSTNILSGTVDQTATRGQLTYDGFWGAATSRATFNLTGELGTVEIDVSTFQSLSSLRDDINDQTGDTGVVATLSGSTLTLESQNEGTKGKVEVDVTSGSFSTDGGDGNGNATGTDAQLTINGESVTADGNQMDYTDSLGSYSFDVQSGFTGAFDPIEVTTSDGDFDLTGGDETGTAYGVDAEATINGQSFVADGNEFEITVDSAVMSFDVETGFLGAIDPITLRSEEDEFSVTGGDGNGNANGQDGQATINGETYTSATSTFEVSVGESSIDLEFVDKFVGAIDAFEIDSEVTAKRRTGTPSTYHSSAKSEQFAINGQEVDKVNGRYEFEQDGVRIGFQIAEGFRGSFDNFTITANGAAAESYRGSQVSSLTGTALEATQTALVDLFQLASGGKYDSQNSDALDAYNVTKETLVNLQSLLGVSTSRGRSLNGLLFDRNA is encoded by the coding sequence GTGGACACCACGTCTGACCGGATCAATTCATTGGTTGCCGGGATCAGCGAAAAGCTCTTGGATGCTGCACGAGTTGGGAGTTCATTCACGAGTTTTCAGGGCAGTATCGACACGGCTCTGACTGAAATCAGCGAACTCTTGGGGCAATCGTTGACGTTGGGCGGATCCGAGAATTCCGTCGTGCGTGGTCTCGATTCCAGTCAGATCAAAGACTTGGAAATCCTCTCGCTGCCACCCAATGCATCGGCTCGTTTCTCTGGTGGTATCACCCAGCAGGCTGGCAACGCCGAGATCCTGATCACCGACGCGGGGCGTTTGCAGGGCGGCGGCACCCTCGATCTGAAGGTCGGCGACTCGGAACGACGGATTCAGTTTCAACCGGGACGTTCGATTTCCGGGATGGCTCAACAAATCAACTCGAAGAACGTTGGTGTCAAAGCGATTGAAGTGGATGGAAAACTGCGTTTGACATCGCGGACCTCGCAAAGCCTGGAAGCGACGGTGCGTCCGATCCGAACAGGACGGAACGAGGGCGAGAACCAGCTTTTTGGAGTCAACGAGTCACAGGTGGATCGTGTGGACATGAGCCGGTTGTCGAACGGCGTCTCGCAAACCATCCAGGGGCAAGTCGACTCGGTGGCGACGGTTGCGAGACTGACCTATCAAGGCAGCGCCGGTGGGTTGGTCTCGGGTTCGGCCAACTTTGATTTGACCGGAGACCTTGGCAGCGCCAATGTGGAAACCACTCGTGGTGAATCATTGATTTCGTTTGCCGAGAAGATCAACAATGTGTCGGCGTTCACGGGGGTCAAGGCGGAAGTCAATGGCAACGAGCTTCGACTTGTGTCGCAGTTGCGTGGCGACGACGCGGAAGTTCGTCTGTCCAATGTTGTTCGCCAATTCCGCCCCACGATCGAAGGCGTCAACGCGGCACAGATTCCCCGATTTGATTTGCAGAGCATCGCAGACGGGGCTGAGGTCAATCTGTCCGGGACCATCACCACCGCCGCTGACGCCGCCAAGTTGCAATACCAAGGCAGCGGTGGCAACGTCGTCGACACGGCTGTGTTCACTCTGTCGGGCAACTCAGGCAGCGAGCAAATCGCGATCGCTCAAGGGGAAGCTCTGACGGATGTTCGCGATCGAATCAATGCGGAGACGGAATCGACAGGAGTGGTTGCGACTGTCGATGGCGACACACTTCAGTTCCGTGGGCAGACCGTTGGGTCGTCGGAAAGCATCCAGGTGACATTGGACGACATCACGCAGTATGTCGACGTCGAGGGAGTCAACGCGAGTCAGATTCAAGGGTTCACAGTGAACTCTTCGGAGCCTCGTTCGACCAACATTCTCAGTGGTACCGTGGACCAAACGGCCACCCGAGGGCAGCTGACTTATGATGGTTTTTGGGGGGCCGCCACCAGCAGAGCCACCTTCAATCTCACCGGTGAATTGGGAACCGTGGAAATTGATGTGTCGACGTTTCAATCGCTCAGTTCGCTTCGGGATGACATCAACGATCAGACTGGTGACACAGGAGTGGTCGCGACGTTGTCGGGTAGCACACTGACATTGGAAAGCCAAAACGAAGGAACCAAAGGCAAGGTCGAAGTGGACGTGACATCGGGATCCTTCAGCACGGATGGCGGTGACGGCAATGGAAACGCCACGGGCACGGACGCCCAGCTCACCATCAATGGTGAATCGGTCACCGCCGATGGGAATCAGATGGACTACACCGATTCACTGGGATCGTATTCCTTTGACGTGCAGTCTGGGTTCACGGGAGCGTTCGACCCCATCGAGGTGACCACTTCGGACGGCGATTTCGATCTCACCGGCGGAGACGAAACCGGGACTGCCTATGGGGTGGACGCCGAGGCCACGATCAATGGCCAATCCTTCGTTGCGGATGGCAATGAATTTGAGATCACCGTTGATTCCGCGGTGATGAGCTTTGACGTCGAGACAGGGTTCCTGGGGGCGATCGATCCCATCACGTTGCGCTCGGAGGAGGACGAGTTTTCCGTCACAGGTGGTGACGGCAACGGCAACGCGAATGGGCAAGACGGGCAAGCGACCATCAACGGTGAAACGTACACTTCGGCGACCAGCACCTTTGAGGTTTCCGTCGGGGAAAGTTCGATCGACCTCGAGTTCGTCGACAAGTTTGTCGGAGCCATCGACGCCTTTGAAATTGATTCGGAGGTCACCGCCAAGCGTCGCACAGGAACCCCAAGCACCTATCACTCCTCGGCAAAGAGCGAACAGTTTGCAATCAATGGTCAAGAAGTGGACAAGGTCAATGGCCGGTATGAATTCGAACAGGATGGCGTTCGAATCGGGTTCCAAATCGCTGAAGGTTTTCGCGGGAGTTTTGATAACTTCACCATCACGGCCAATGGAGCGGCGGCGGAGTCTTACCGTGGGTCTCAGGTGTCCTCTTTGACGGGGACCGCTTTGGAAGCAACGCAAACCGCGTTGGTGGATCTGTTTCAATTGGCTTCCGGCGGCAAGTACGACAGCCAAAATTCAGACGCACTGGATGCCTACAACGTGACCAAGGAGACTCTGGTCAATCTGCAATCACTCTTGGGTGTCTCGACCTCGCGGGGGCGTTCACTCAACGGATTGCTGTTCGACCGAAACGCTTGA
- a CDS encoding DJ-1/PfpI family protein yields the protein MAQTSGCHTTSPTAKPQDFVMEKVLIVIGDATELLDTMYPYYRLQEAGFEPIVTAPEKRLYQLVLHEVKPGWTITKEWEGYTLDCDVPFAEVKEDDYAGIFFSGGRAPEYIRYDKDLVRITQHFFDTNKPIASVCHGVEIPAYADRVRGRRMATVAKCQFDLEVCGGIFVDEPCVIDGNLVSGRTYRDNGFYIAPWINQLEAARDSKG from the coding sequence GTGGCTCAGACGAGCGGTTGCCACACGACCAGTCCCACCGCCAAACCACAAGATTTCGTCATGGAAAAAGTGCTGATCGTCATCGGCGATGCCACCGAGTTGCTGGACACGATGTACCCGTATTACCGGCTGCAAGAAGCCGGGTTCGAACCGATCGTGACCGCACCCGAGAAACGGCTCTACCAACTGGTGCTGCACGAAGTGAAACCAGGTTGGACGATCACCAAGGAATGGGAAGGTTACACGCTCGATTGCGACGTCCCCTTCGCCGAGGTGAAAGAAGACGACTACGCGGGCATCTTCTTCTCCGGCGGCCGAGCACCGGAGTACATTCGCTACGACAAAGACTTGGTGCGGATCACGCAACACTTCTTTGACACCAACAAACCCATCGCCAGCGTTTGTCACGGGGTCGAGATTCCCGCCTACGCCGATCGCGTTCGAGGACGCCGAATGGCCACCGTTGCCAAGTGCCAATTCGACTTAGAAGTTTGCGGCGGAATCTTCGTTGACGAACCCTGCGTCATCGACGGCAACCTCGTCAGCGGACGCACCTACCGCGACAACGGTTTCTACATCGCACCCTGGATCAACCAACTCGAAGCCGCTCGCGATTCCAAGGGCTAA